Proteins from one Paraburkholderia sp. BL10I2N1 genomic window:
- the yaaA gene encoding peroxide stress protein YaaA, whose translation MIIVLSPAKSLDYETPPHVKKHTIPDFVDDAAELIGGLRRLSPQEISTLMDISDPLARLNFQRYADWSSKFDTSNAKQAVLAFNGDVYEGFDAKSLSAADLDYAQNHVRVLSGLYGLLRPLDLLQPYRLEMGTRFENARGKDLYAFWGERITHALNSQLKKNAQAAQVLVNCASNEYFKSVKPKLLDAPVITPVFEDWKGGRYKIISFHAKRARGLMARYAVENRLHAPGALKGFDAEGYAFDADASNDSTYVFRRRVAE comes from the coding sequence ATGATAATCGTTCTGTCGCCGGCCAAATCCCTCGACTACGAAACACCCCCGCACGTCAAAAAGCATACGATCCCGGATTTTGTCGATGACGCGGCGGAACTGATCGGCGGCTTGCGGCGCCTGTCACCGCAGGAGATATCTACGCTGATGGACATTTCCGATCCGCTTGCGCGGCTCAACTTCCAGCGTTACGCAGACTGGTCTTCGAAGTTCGATACGAGCAACGCCAAGCAGGCGGTGCTTGCGTTCAACGGCGACGTATACGAAGGATTCGATGCAAAGTCGCTGTCAGCCGCCGATCTCGACTACGCGCAGAATCATGTCCGCGTGCTGTCGGGACTGTACGGGCTGCTGCGCCCGCTCGATCTGCTGCAGCCGTATCGCCTGGAGATGGGCACGCGCTTCGAGAACGCGCGCGGCAAGGATCTCTACGCGTTCTGGGGTGAGCGCATCACGCACGCGCTGAATTCGCAGTTGAAGAAGAACGCACAGGCGGCGCAGGTACTGGTCAACTGCGCGTCGAACGAGTACTTCAAGTCCGTCAAGCCGAAGCTGCTGGACGCGCCGGTGATCACGCCGGTCTTCGAGGACTGGAAGGGCGGCCGTTACAAGATCATCAGCTTTCACGCGAAGCGCGCGCGCGGCCTGATGGCACGCTACGCGGTGGAAAACCGTCTCCACGCGCCGGGAGCGCTGAAGGGTTTCGACGCCGAAGGCTACGCGTTCGATGCGGACGCCTCGAACGATTCCACCTACGTTTTTCGCCGCCGCGTCGCTGAATAA